In Verrucomicrobiota bacterium, the genomic window TTATGCCAGCCGGATCATCGGCCTGCGTCAGGGGCGCGTGGTTCTGGACGATTCTCCGGCCGCGCTGACCGACGCGAATCTGGAGGAACTTTACCGTGGAGACGACCTTATCCCCATCAACTCTGCCACCGCCAAGGCCCGGGCGAGTTAAGTGGCTTTGGATTAACACGAGCCTTGCAGCCGCGGTCCTGGCGCTTTTGGTTTGGTCCTGGAACGGCACCGGCATGAGCGTGGTGGCGCTGTCGGAATCTGGTCCGCAGATTCTGGAGTTTCTGGATCGAATGCTGCCGCCGGACCTGAGCTGGACCGAGACTCAGGCCCGTCCGTTTCTGCCGCCCTTGCGGCTGGCGGGCGAAACCATCGCCATCACACTGCAAATCTCTTTCCTGGGCACGGCCCTCGGCGCGGTCGCGGCGCTGTTCCTGGGATTCCTGGCGGCCGAGAACCTCACGCCGCACTGGGTGCATCACTCAGTCAAAATGGCGCTGGCGATCTTGCGTTCGATTCCGGTGATTGTGCTGGCTCTGTTGTTCGTGGGCGCAGTGGGGTTGGGCGCTTTCCCGGGTGTGCTGGCGATCGCGATTCACTCGGTCGGGATGCTGGGGAAGTTGTTTGCCGAAGAATGCGAGAACCTGGAGCCCGGTGTTTGGGAGGCCATGGATAGCGCCGGCGCGAACTGGTTTCAGAAGGTGCGCTTCGCCATCTGGCCGCAAGTGGCGCCGCAGATTCTGTCTCTGATCCTGTTTCGAGTGGACATGAACATCCGCGACTCGGCGGTGCTCGGCCTGGTCGGCGTGGCGGGACTGGGACTCTGGATTGAGAATTATCGGCGGGCTTTCGATTATCAGAGCGTCGCCACGATGGTGCTGGCGACGATGCTGGTTGTCCTCGGGATCGAACAAATCGGCATCCACATCCGCCGGCATCTGAAGTAGCATGTAAAGGTTAAGCGGTGGGAAGGCTGCTCTGCATTCCAGACCAGGGAGCGGCCGGGGAAAAACAAACGATGAACGCAGAGGATAAGGCTGGATCCGAAACAGACGGATGGCGCCGAGAGAGCGGTGCCCCCAGCTTGCGGGAGGTTTATCGGACGATCCCGGTTCCCAAGGAACTCAGCTTTTGGCGCAAGATGCTGGCATTTTCAGGTCCCGGCTACCTGGTCGCCGTCGGATACATGGACCCCGGCAACTGGGCCACGGACCTCGCGGGAGGCTCGCAATTCGGCTACACGCTGTTGAGCGTCATTCTGATTTCCAACCTGATGGCGATTCTCCTGCAGTCGCTGTGCGCGAAGCTGGGCATTGTGACGGGCCGCGACCTCGCGCAGGCATGCCGGGACCATTACTCGAAGCCTACGGCGATGACGCTCTGGTTGCTTTGCGAAGTGGCGATCTGCGCCTGCGACCTGGCGGAGGTCATCGGATCGGCCATCGCTCTGAATCTGCTGTTCAAGATTCCGCTGGTCTGGGGCGTTTGCATCACTGCGCTGGACGTGTTGGCGGTGATGTATCTTCAGAACAAAGGATTCCGGTATCTCGAAGCGCTCGTCATCACTTTGATCCTGACCATCGGGGGGTGTTTCCTCGCCGAAATAATTTTCTCGAAACCAGACATCGCTGGAGTCTTGACCGGATTCATTCCCAGGGCCGAGATCGTCCGGAAGACCGAAATGCTCTATGTAGCCATCGGAATCCTGGGAGCGACCGTCATGCCGCACAATCTCTATCTGCACTCTTCCATCGTCCAGACCCGGAAGTACGAGCAGAATAGCGACGGCAAAGCGGAGGCGATCAAGTTCGCCACGCTCGACTCGACGGTCGCCTTGATGTTCGCGCTCTTCATCAACGCGGCGATCCTGATCGTGTCCGCCGCGACCTTCCACACCCGTGGCCAGCACGACGTGGCCGAGATTCAGGACGCCTTCAAACTGCTCAGTCCCGCGCTCGGTGTGCCGGTGGCGAGCGTCCTGTTTGCGCTGGCTTTGCTGGCTTCGGGGCAGAATTCGACTTTGACCGGCACGCTCGCCGGGCAAATCGTCATGGAAGGGTTCCTGAATATTCGCTTGCGTCCCTGGCTGCGGCGTTTGATCACGCGCTTGATTGCGATCGTCCCGGCGGTGATCTGCACGGCGCTTTATGGCGAAAGCGGCACGGCCAGGCTGCTGGTTCTGAGCCAGGTCATCCTGAGCCTTCAATTGTCCTTCGCGGTGATCCCGCTGGTGCTGTTCACGAGCGACCGCGTCAAAATGCGTGAATTCGTCAATCCGCTTTGGGTCAAGGTTCTGGCGTGGGTGACGGCGGGATTGATCGCCTTGCTCAACGTCAAATTCCTGCTCGACTTTCTGGGAGTGATCGGCTGGTTTTCGACACTGTTCAGTTGATCCCATGTACCGAAAGATCCTCGTCGCCCTTGAGAATAGCCCGGCGGATCAAAGTCTCCTGCCGCACGTCAAGGAATTGGCGGACCGCTTCGATGCGCAACTGTTGCTGGTGCACGTGGCGGATGGCTGGGTCGCGCGAAATTTCGATCAACTCAAGCTCGCGGAATCGGAGGAGATGAAGGCAGACCGGAATTACCTGGAAAGGATGGCCGCGGACCTGCGGGCCGCCGGCTTGAAAGCTTCCGCGCACCTGGCGCTGGGCGATCCGCCTTCCGAAATCCTGAAATGCGCCGAACGCGAGCAATGCGATCTGATCGCCATGACCATGCACGGACACCGGCTCCTGGGAGATTTGATCTTCGGAAGCACCATCTCGGAAGTCCGGCACCGGAGCACGATCCCGATTCTGCTCGTCCGCGCAGCGCAAAGATAAGCCGCCGGCGCCTTACGAGCATGTTTGAAGAATCGGGCTAATGGGCGGGCTGGCAGCCCGCGCTACCCATCTGCGACTACGCCCGCGGCGAGAGTTTCTTCTCCACCGGACTCTTCTGGAGCGTGACGAATTTGGGAAGGCCGCCGTCCATGGGCAAATGAAGCTCGCCGTCGATCAAGGGGCGCGCGTATTCGATGAACGTTTCGTTGGGCAGGAACCCATCGGCGCTGATCCACTCTCGCGGCACCAAGCGCTCGACGTTGGCAATCTCCTTCAATTCCTGAAACCCGGTAGTCCAGCGGTAGGGGCTGTTTTGGTGACGGACGAGCTTCACCATGAGGCCGCTCTGGCCGTCGATGGCTGCCCGCACGGCTGCCGCGCCGCACGCGACCGCTTCCAGCACATCGGTTTCACTGGCACAATGGGCGGCGGCGCGCTGGGCATAGCCAAGTTTGACGGTTCGAGTTTTGACTTTGAGCTTCGAGGACACGATTTCGGCCACGCGTTCGGCGGCCCCGGAAAGGACCGCGTGCCCAAAAGCATCCAGCGTCCGCTCGTCGGCGGCCAGTTCTTTGCCCGCCGCGTTGCGAAGTCCCTCCCCCACGACCACAATGCAGTATTTATTCGCAGCCAGTGTCTCCTGGACCTTCGCGAGAAACCCGCTTTCATCAAAAGGAATCTCCGGCAACAAAATGATGTGAGGCGCATCGCCAGAGCTGCGCTTGGCCAGCACCGTGCCGGCCGCAATCCACCCCGCAGCGCGGCCCATGACTTCGATCAGGCAACACACGCCGCTGTCTGAAGCCATGCTGGCCGCGTCGGCCGCGATCTCCATCACCGTCGTCGCGTTGTATTTGATCGCCGAACCATAACCCGGACAATGATCCGTGTGCGGGAGATCGTTATCGATGGTCTTGGGCACGCCGATGACGCGAAGTTCGTAGGCGCGCTGGACGGCTTGTTCGTGAATTTTGTGAGCCGTGTCCTGGGAATCGTTGCCGCCGATGTAGAAAAAATACCGGATGTTGTGCGCCTGGAGAACCTGAAACAGCCGGTCCATGTCCTTGGCCGCCTGTTCGGCTTTTTTCTTGAAGTCAATTTTGTAGCGGCACGTGCCAAGCGCCGCCGCAGGCGTGTGCTTCAACCCTTCGATGACGACGCGCTTCTCCTCCTGGATATCGATCAATTCTTCATTGAGGATGCCAAGAATGCCGTTGAGTCCCCCGTAAATCTCCTCAATCAAATCCGGATACCTCCCGGCTTCCTGGATGACTCCGGCTGCGCTGGCGTTAATGACGGCCGTAGGGCCACCCGACTGCGCAACCAACAAGTTTCCGACTAGATCTGCCATATAGAGCGAAGTGAATTGTGATAGGGCAGCACCAGCCGGACGCGGCTTCCCCGCCCATGAACTTCTAAATTGAGGCGAAACCTTGCCAACCGGGGGGGGCTATGTCAAAGACGAATTCGCCTCAAGCCAGCAGTCCTTGGCGCCGCAACCAAATCGTTACAACGTTAAATCGTTACTGTGCAGACCGTGGGATTGACGACAGATCGACCGGAGAACCGTAGCGCAGATTTTCAATCTGCGGTATCGCCGATTTCCAATCGGCAGGGCGCCGGCAAGTCCCAGCGTGCTCGGACTGGGAGACGCCCCGCAGAATACATTCTGCGATACGGCAGAGTGCCACTCTGCGCTACGAGCTTTGTCGTCCATCCCGCGGACCAAGCAGTAAGGTGGGGCGAGGCTCCTGCCGAGCGAATGCCATCGAAGAAAAGCTCCCAGGAGCGTCGCTCCACCGTCGTTAACTGAGGGGGCACCAAGACTTGCTCACTCAATCTGTGTGGTGAGGCCCCGCCGAGCCGCCATCTCCGACGCTTCAGATCCCATCCAAGCGCAAAGCAAGGCTCCGAGCGTCGCCCCACCAATTACTGAATGATCGGCTTAGTGGACTCGAGCGATGCATTCTGAGGTTCGGTTTGCACGCTGGAGCTGCGCTTTCGGCGCAGCACGGCGTCGCGCAGAAGGTACTCGATCTGGCCGTTGACGCTCCGCAACTCCTGCTGCGCCCAAGCTTCCAACTCCGCCCAGAGCGCCGGATCGATCCGAATCAAGAAGCTTTTTCTTTCCGCCATGCGGCAGGATCAGTTGTAGAGCGTGCCTGTGTTGACGACCGGGTGGACTTCGGAGTCGCCGCAAAGCACCACCATGAGATTGCTCACCATGGAGGCCTTCCGTTCGTCGTCGAGTTGAACCACGTCTTTGTCCGCCAGTTCCTTCAAAGCCATATCCACCATACTGACCGCGCCGTGGACGATTTTCTGCCGCGCCGCAATCACCGCTTCGGCTTGCTGGCGGCGCAACATCGCCTGAGCGATCTCCGGAGAATACGCGAGATGGGTCAGCCTCGCCTCTTCCACCACCACTCCGGCCTTCGCCAGCCGCTCTTGCAATTCGACTCGCAACGCCTGCGAAATCTCATCCACATTGCTGCGCAGCGTGATTTCGTTGTCCTCGCCGTGATCGTAAGCGTAGCAACTGGCGACGTGACGCAGCGCCGATTCGCTCTGAACCGTGACGTAGTTCTGGTAATCGTCCACGTCGAACATCGCCTGGGCCGTGTCGTTCACTCTCCAGACGACGACGGCCGCGATCTCGATGGGATTGCCGCGTTTGTCGTTCACTTTGAGTTTCTCGCTATTAAAGTTCCGGGTGCGCAGCGAAATGGTGTTTCTCCGCCGGTGCGCCGCCTCGTGCGCTCCCGCCGCCGACCCCGAACTCGCCTTGCCTTCGCTGGAGGCGGCTGCGGCCCGTCGGCCACCGCCGCTGGCTCCATTCGAGTAGAAGGGATTTCCCCAATGAAATCCGCTCACCCGCACGGTCCCCTTGTAAGCCCCGAAGAGGACCAGCACACGCGCCTCATTAGGTTGAAGCGTGAAGAAGCCCACCATCATGATGATGCTCGAACCCAGCGTGAGGACGCCTCCAATCAGTAACCACCAATTGGGTGGCGAGCCGGATCGTGCACCCATGACGATTGCGCCAATGATCGCGGTCAGGCTGCCGAGCAGAAGGAGGATATTGATGGGAAGCATGAGCCAGCCGCTGGCGACATGGACTTCACGCTCTTGGTTGGAAACAACTTGTTCGGTTTTCATAGGACACCCTTGAAGTCGGTTATAGGTTCACTCTAGTATCTGTATGATATTACAATGAAATCTGATCCGCAAGAGGATCCTTTCGAAATCCTCACGTAACTCCAAAGGGACTTTCCAGAACGGTGGGGCGACGCTCCCGCGGAGCTTTGTATTTTCTGTCAGGGGAACGGACACGATACCTCTTCTTGAAGCTGCCCAATAAAGGTGACGCCTCAAGGCTTCCGACTGCATACTATCGATTTAGCGCCGCTCGCGTGTTGGGCGGGGACAATGCCCGAAGCCGCGTCTTGCAATCGCCGTTGGCCAGGCGCATCCTGCCACCAGCGTATGAAAAGGCTACCAAGACAGCCGGCCAAGCGCGTGGAACTCGGCAAGCAGATCGTGGCCGACCCCGAAATCTGTCATGGACAACCAACCTTCAAGGGGACGCGGATCATGGTCTGGATTGTCCTCGAACAACTCGAAGAAGGCCTGACCTGGGCAGAAATTGAACGGGAATGGGACGGCAAGGTTAAGGAGGACGCCATCGCAGAGGCGATCTCGATCGCCGATCTGGTGGTCAAACATGAACCGTTCAGGGGGTTTAATGTTGGTGCTCGACGAAAACCTGCCCGCCGGGCAACGGCAATCGCTGCGTGAGCGCCGAATTCGCTTCCGTGTGATCGGCGTGAACATCGCACCGTCCGGCACCAAGGACGAAAATCTAATTCCCTACCTTCACCGGCTGCCGAATCCGACGTTCTTCAGTTTGGACCGCAATTTCTATCGTCGGGATTGGATTCACTCCAACTATTGCCTGGTGTGGCTGGACGTGAGGAGACGGGAAGCCGCAGAATTCATCCAGCGCTTTCTGCGCCACCCCGCCTTCCATACTCAGGCCAAAAGAATGGGCGTCATAGCCCGGGTTCACGTTGAAAGCATTCATTTCTGGCGAATGCAAACAGCACGCTGGGAGACTGACGAACCTTACTGATCTCGCCGATCTGCAGCAAGGCTTGGGACAGAGTATTCCGCTGGCCGTGGCCGAGCGCACTCGCAGCAGCAGACTCCAGCCCGCCCCGGTCATGGGAATCGAAACGTCCATTCCACTTGGGAGTACTTCTCTTTCGCCATTTGCTCAATCAAGGCGGTGGGAGTTCGATCCAGGGTCTCGTTCGCGGACCAAGCGCTCCTGAGCGCTCTCTTGATCGCGTCAGCCGGGAGTTTCAAGTTCATCAGGAATTCAAGGTGCGAGCGGTTCCGGCGATACACCGGCTGCTTCGACGGCAGGAGGAGCGCGTGTTCGATCAGGCTGAGGTCGAAATCCAGAAGAAACGAACCGTGGAAGAGCAGGAATCGCCGCTTTCGCCTTTGCGCGTTCCCGGAGAACTTCCGTCCGCCGATCGCCAGATCCGTGTGCCCTTCTATCGCGACTTCCTTGTTCAGGAGCGAAGCGAGCGCGCGTTGATGGGCGCCCATGATGTGGGCATTGGCTTCGGCAATCGTGGACACGGGTCTTGATGCATCCACGCGCAAGATCAGGGTGTAGTTCAGGCAGCCTGGACCTTGCAGCACCGTGCCGCCGCCGCTGCACCGGCGCAGGATCGGGATGTGCATTTCCCGGCACCGGTCCCGTTTGACTTCCAGGCTGGCTTGGTTGGCATAGCCCAAGACGACGAAGTGCTGGTTCGGCTCCCAGACTCGGAGAATCTCGCAATCGCCGCCTTCCTCTGACCAGTCCAGCAGCGCCTCGTCGCATGCCACATTGAGTGCGGGCGTGGGGAACGAAAGGTCCAGGTATTTCATTGTGCTCGACCGCTTCTTGTGTAGTTTCTTGCGCCTTTATGACGGCCATTACGGATCCAAAATCTCGCGGCAGGAGCGCGGGCAGCCTGCCCGCGAGAGATTTCCGCGCGGGGATGCCAAATTGCGACTCGCGCCTCCGGCCAGCCTGACGTAGAAGATTGAATGCTAAGATTGGGAAGCACAAAGTGAAATCTTCACTCAGACAGAATCCGAAAATCCCGCCCGCGCACGCTGGCCAGGCTGTCCCCGCCCCGCCGGCCATTGATCTCCTGGGCGAGGACACCGGGAAATGGATCGAATCGGTGGAGAACTTGCTTGAATTCACCCTCAAGCAACAGAATTCGGAGCAAGCCTCCCTCTTCCTGGGTAATCTCATCGACCGCCTTCGACGATCCGGGGTGGCACTTCCGGCCACGGTCAGCACGCCTTACCTCAATACGATCCCGGCCGAGCGGGAGGCGCCCTTTCCGGGCGACTGGCAAGTCGAGCGCAAGATCAAGAGCTACATTCGCTGGAACGCGATGGCGATGGTCGTGAACGCGAACCGCAAGCACAGTGGGCTGGGCGGGCATATTTCGACCTACGCCTCCTGCGCGACGCTTTACGAGATT contains:
- a CDS encoding lipoate--protein ligase family protein: MKYLDLSFPTPALNVACDEALLDWSEEGGDCEILRVWEPNQHFVVLGYANQASLEVKRDRCREMHIPILRRCSGGGTVLQGPGCLNYTLILRVDASRPVSTIAEANAHIMGAHQRALASLLNKEVAIEGHTDLAIGGRKFSGNAQRRKRRFLLFHGSFLLDFDLSLIEHALLLPSKQPVYRRNRSHLEFLMNLKLPADAIKRALRSAWSANETLDRTPTALIEQMAKEKYSQVEWTFRFP
- a CDS encoding divalent metal cation transporter, producing MNAEDKAGSETDGWRRESGAPSLREVYRTIPVPKELSFWRKMLAFSGPGYLVAVGYMDPGNWATDLAGGSQFGYTLLSVILISNLMAILLQSLCAKLGIVTGRDLAQACRDHYSKPTAMTLWLLCEVAICACDLAEVIGSAIALNLLFKIPLVWGVCITALDVLAVMYLQNKGFRYLEALVITLILTIGGCFLAEIIFSKPDIAGVLTGFIPRAEIVRKTEMLYVAIGILGATVMPHNLYLHSSIVQTRKYEQNSDGKAEAIKFATLDSTVALMFALFINAAILIVSAATFHTRGQHDVAEIQDAFKLLSPALGVPVASVLFALALLASGQNSTLTGTLAGQIVMEGFLNIRLRPWLRRLITRLIAIVPAVICTALYGESGTARLLVLSQVILSLQLSFAVIPLVLFTSDRVKMREFVNPLWVKVLAWVTAGLIALLNVKFLLDFLGVIGWFSTLFS
- a CDS encoding Arc family DNA binding domain-containing protein produces the protein MAERKSFLIRIDPALWAELEAWAQQELRSVNGQIEYLLRDAVLRRKRSSSVQTEPQNASLESTKPIIQ
- a CDS encoding universal stress protein translates to MYRKILVALENSPADQSLLPHVKELADRFDAQLLLVHVADGWVARNFDQLKLAESEEMKADRNYLERMAADLRAAGLKASAHLALGDPPSEILKCAEREQCDLIAMTMHGHRLLGDLIFGSTISEVRHRSTIPILLVRAAQR
- a CDS encoding DUF433 domain-containing protein, which encodes MPEAASCNRRWPGASCHQRMKRLPRQPAKRVELGKQIVADPEICHGQPTFKGTRIMVWIVLEQLEEGLTWAEIEREWDGKVKEDAIAEAISIADLVVKHEPFRGFNVGARRKPARRATAIAA
- the phnE gene encoding phosphonate ABC transporter, permease protein PhnE — protein: MWRNFTVETTLSPSTLPPPRPGRVKWLWINTSLAAAVLALLVWSWNGTGMSVVALSESGPQILEFLDRMLPPDLSWTETQARPFLPPLRLAGETIAITLQISFLGTALGAVAALFLGFLAAENLTPHWVHHSVKMALAILRSIPVIVLALLFVGAVGLGAFPGVLAIAIHSVGMLGKLFAEECENLEPGVWEAMDSAGANWFQKVRFAIWPQVAPQILSLILFRVDMNIRDSAVLGLVGVAGLGLWIENYRRAFDYQSVATMVLATMLVVLGIEQIGIHIRRHLK
- a CDS encoding SPFH domain-containing protein, with the translated sequence MLPINILLLLGSLTAIIGAIVMGARSGSPPNWWLLIGGVLTLGSSIIMMVGFFTLQPNEARVLVLFGAYKGTVRVSGFHWGNPFYSNGASGGGRRAAAASSEGKASSGSAAGAHEAAHRRRNTISLRTRNFNSEKLKVNDKRGNPIEIAAVVVWRVNDTAQAMFDVDDYQNYVTVQSESALRHVASCYAYDHGEDNEITLRSNVDEISQALRVELQERLAKAGVVVEEARLTHLAYSPEIAQAMLRRQQAEAVIAARQKIVHGAVSMVDMALKELADKDVVQLDDERKASMVSNLMVVLCGDSEVHPVVNTGTLYN
- a CDS encoding 6-phosphofructokinase, with product MADLVGNLLVAQSGGPTAVINASAAGVIQEAGRYPDLIEEIYGGLNGILGILNEELIDIQEEKRVVIEGLKHTPAAALGTCRYKIDFKKKAEQAAKDMDRLFQVLQAHNIRYFFYIGGNDSQDTAHKIHEQAVQRAYELRVIGVPKTIDNDLPHTDHCPGYGSAIKYNATTVMEIAADAASMASDSGVCCLIEVMGRAAGWIAAGTVLAKRSSGDAPHIILLPEIPFDESGFLAKVQETLAANKYCIVVVGEGLRNAAGKELAADERTLDAFGHAVLSGAAERVAEIVSSKLKVKTRTVKLGYAQRAAAHCASETDVLEAVACGAAAVRAAIDGQSGLMVKLVRHQNSPYRWTTGFQELKEIANVERLVPREWISADGFLPNETFIEYARPLIDGELHLPMDGGLPKFVTLQKSPVEKKLSPRA